Genomic segment of Eleutherodactylus coqui strain aEleCoq1 chromosome 1, aEleCoq1.hap1, whole genome shotgun sequence:
cagtgaaaaaatgccagacctttgagcacctcggcctctgcagggtggcatggcgcaagggggcgctttgggaaacagttggtggattattcggtctggccctgcctctacccctggccaccgcactgcctcttccaacctgccctgctgctgcacttgcttccccctctgaagacctgtcctaagtaggcgtagcaaaccaggtggggtcagtcacctcatcgtcctgctgctcttcctccgaatcctctgtgcgctcctccctcggacttactgcaattactactacctgagtgatagacaactgtgtctcatcgtcatcgtcctcctcacccactgaaagctcttgagacagttgccggaagtccccagcctcatcccccggaccccgggaactttccaaaggttgggcatcggtcacgacaaactcctccggtgggagaggaaccattgctgcccattctgggcaggggcccgagaacagttcctgggagtctgcctgctcctcagaatgtgtcattgtaatggagtgaggaggctgggaggaaggaggagcagcagccagagggttcagagttgcagcagtggacggcgtagaagtctgggtggtcgataaattgctggatgcactttctgccatccatgacaggacctgctcacaccgctcagtttctaataaaggtctactgcgtggacccattaattgtgagatgaatctggggacccctgaaacttgcctctctcctaatcctgcagcagtcggctgcgatacacctggatcaggagctcggcctgtgcccacaccctgacttgggcctccggcggtgatgtaacggagacagcagagccaggaaacaattttgcgcaagcctgctgtaacgcttagcggcatattaattaggactactacccccagcagacacgcagtaaactgaatacggtcacaggcagcccaaagatagtatttttccccaattttttggaaaaagctcactgcctatatagccagtatatctctttccctgtaccactgtccctccctcaccagtactggccctatactatgtaaaattactgcagactgaggacgcaatgctctgcacgcctgatatacaaaaaaaataataattgtgcaacactgctaaaagcagcctcaacagtactgcacacggtcagatgtggccctaagaaggaccgttggggttcttgaagcctaaaatcactcctaacgctctccctatagcagttccggcaccagcagcactgtccctgatctctgtcagaacgtatctgtggcgagccgcgggaggggccgatttatatactcaggtgacacctgatctcgccagccactcactgcaggggggtggtatagggcttgaacatcgcagggggaagttgtaatgccttccctgtctttctattggccagaaaagcgcgctaacgtctcagagatgaaagtgaaagtaactcgaacaccgcgtggtactcgcctctagtaacgagcatctcgaacacgctaatactcgaacgagcatcaagctcggacgagtacgctcgctcatctctagacaggacgTTAaaacactatggggggggggtcaataaggggttaaagagcgacttataaaacaaaaaatccTGTCAACCCTCAGCCAAACAGGAATCTTCCGGACTAAACTATCATCTCCAGACTTGGCCATATGTCTTACAAGTAAACTCTGAGAAGGAACTCTTTATCCACTCTAACAGCCTCGATATACCACCTTCCATAGATGTTCCGGACAACGTGTTGGTTTCTGCTCCGATTGCGGTGCCAATTCTCTGAAACGTGCAAGCTGTTGGCGATAACGCATCAGTAATATAATAAGAATGTGCACAGCTGTAAACTAAGTGTTCCACTTCAGGCTAATATTAACCAATCACCAGCGGAGAAATGTCAGACTGACTGTTGACCACGCCTACAAGTGCCATATTGTCACAATGAAGCAGAACCGCCTTGTTTGCCAACTGACTGCCAAGATCTCTACTGCAACCGACATTGGCAGCAATTCTAAAGAGCATACATTGCTAATCCCCCCTAATGCCACACGCTGGGTCACGTTCTCACATTCCACCTCCCTTGAAAAGACACCACTGCCAATAAAACCTGATGCATGAATGACGAGCTCTAACTGTATATTACACTGCGCTTCAGTCCTCCATAAGGTGCGGCCATTGTATTCTGATAAAGCGCCTCCCACATCCTAAGATCCCCCCTGTGTGCTTCATCTAACCGGACGGAATGCCTAGGATGCCTAATACCGAATAGTAATTGTACGAGCCCTAAGCTGAACTTAGTCATGGCCCAAACCTCCTGAATCGTAACTTGCCAGTCTCCTAACTTTGCCTCAGGCAAACAACCCCCTATTCTCTGTGAATCCATTTCTATACCCAGAAAACAATGCAGTAGTAGAGCCTTcagtggtgagaggaggatgcatctatatgcactcctcagtcagtaaggaacggccattttctgggattgcttttaattcttgatttccccttctgtgacgcatttatattagtgtagggacccgctaCAATGCagggaaccgtgaagtggttagtgggctcatgtatcttggccaacatccaaccaatgccttgcatttattatctatcattcacatgcagtgtggcattaagactccaggggcagcccagggtggcagtaccaatgtggttcactgatggaaatgcagggcaacccgctgaattatcatggcgtcactaataggttgctggtctgcatggtgaactacatatatcagaatggtctggcaccctgtatccactatgtgtgggagtgtgcaccaagcagccacccccctcattatcaggaggcagtgtgagtggctgtctcatcggtgtccctcacaggtgttattggctcctccatttggtagtcagctacctgcatggtgagaggaggatgcatctatatgcactcctcagtcagtaaggaacggccattttctgggattgtttttaattcttttttttccccttctgtgatgcattgttCTGTAACCTTCGATCTCTTGAAGCAATGAAGGATGTGGTGACTGGATCCACCTCATTCCTGTCGATAGATACATGATGTTCCCGATCTACACCTGCTCTCATTGAATAGCCAGCACACACCCTTCTTGATAGGGCCCGGTGATCCCCTCCTTTGTTTAGAACCATCAGAGCCTGACTGAAAGGGATCCAACATGGCAGAGTTGCTATTTGAGTTACCATATCCCCCCGTTAGGCACCTTTAGAGTCAACATCGATCGCATCCAAAGTCCAATATCTTTGTGGTCCCAATGCAACAAAGGCTGCACCGCCATTCTCTGCCTAAACTGCTCATCATTCTTTAACCACACAATACCTTCGTAAATCCTATAGACTTCCCACATCGCATCAAGATAGCAAAATAATCCAGGGCAGCTTTCTGCATCCTTTTACCAATGACACTCCCCAAAATTGCAAACGCCTGTAACCAATTCCCATCGGTACGAGGAATTGAAGGAAAACGCCTTCTCTCCTGATCTCCCTCCTTTCTATGTTcctttccttatttcccctgctCAATGCTAAACCATTCTATTGGTAAGAATGTCAGTATCTTCCCTACTCCATAGGTTTTCTTTTACTTCAGGCTTTAATTGTGCGCCTAACGTACCTTCAAAACAAACGTATAAAGTACTCTTTGCTGAATCGGACACCGGTAAAGGCCCCATGAGTGTCATCTACTCTATCCATCTGCACTCCTATTTCCAATGACTAGAATGTCCCACTGCTTCCTATAGCCCCCGATGACGATGCCACAGTCCTCCTACCTCCCCCATTATCACCTACCTTCCAGGCCCCTAGGGGCCCCTCTGCTTTGACTCCATAGAGTTTTTGTTCTGGCCAAAATTTTGTCCTGATCCTCTAAAGATTGGCTCCACAGCCCATCATTGTGCATGCTGTACGTTAGGTGTGCCCTGAGAAAGCCTCGTGATGTGGAGTAGGAGAACAACTGGCCAATCACCAGTAAGGCTTTCGCCACAAAACAAAGGAGACGACTTCCATCAAGAAGCCTGTGTAGCCAACCCATATTCTGAGCAGCTCACCAGTATCACAGGACCTTCTACACCGACCCACATTAAAATGTTCGCTCTAAACACACTACCTCCATTTTAACTTTATTAACCCCTGCCTGCCTGGCCGTGTCATGCTGCACTCCACCCAGCTCTGGTATTTGTATCAGAACAATCACATGGGAATTCTGAGTAACTTTTCTCAGTACAAACATTCAGAAACTCCATACGGACTCTTGTTTTACATCCTCTTCTATTCTCTCATTCTAATCAGCATAAATCTCTTCCAGCTGAGACTCGGTGTCCATGAAGTTCTTCCTAGGATTCAGACACTTTCTAAACCTTCCGTTTCAGCGTTCCACAGGCATATTTGCCCCTCAGAAGAGAAAAAGGCATCTGATTCCTCATTAATCCAGCCGGCTCACCATTTACTGTTCTGTTTCTTCTCCTCTTTGGGCCTTGAGAAGGTTTCTTGTAAAATCATGGAATACTGAGGTTTCCAAGATAAAAGAATCTTCAGGTTTAATTCTTCAAGATGATAAAGGATGCAGTTCAGATGATGCAAAAGTCAAAGCTTTAgagatacaaaaatactaaatacATTCAGTGCATGTAGCGATATTCAGATTGTAATGAATCCAGGACAGACGTGTGTAGCCTGTCCTGCTCAGATCCCACATGTCTCGGCCCCCCAAGCTATACTTTTACAATCCCCCACTTCCCTAGCCAGCCTGTCCCCGATGAGATTGAATCAGTCTAATATCTGGAGCGCCCGGGTCTTGGTCAGTTATACAAAGGAATTCTTTAAAAACAGGAAAAAGGCATTTAAGATGAAACACAAGATGGGGCATTGTGGAGAAATGCATGATGGGTGGGGTGTTatggtacatgcacatgggcctGCTTCAGACGCCCCCGTGCATAGGAGGAATTTACATTTGATTACATTTCTTCAAgtaatctgctgcatgtgaacctCACCTGATACTAAGCATCCTGATAGTCCAGCACATCCCGAAGGCACCAGaggctggatggatggatgttatATGCACCCTGCATCTGGGATGATGGTCGGTAGGAGGATCTAGTCCTCGTGTTCTGATGCTTCTGTATTggccctatttctggcccctccataaatggcatacatgtcatgtcttttgtgtagatgctctgtgcaaactgtctagtctcttgttatgtgtattgcacagctgcagcaaatgagaggttaattcctgcatgagactgggagatgtctgcaaatgtatcaatatttgtctagtcacgtgatttttgtagtctataagtatgagtgatttggaTGTGGGACAGAGAGAGGAAGATTCTGAGTCCTTCATAGAGATCCATCTCAGAGATACAGCGAGTCTTCAGCAGAAAGCCAcgtgggggtacctttaaccctcatgtggtgaagaatggaagaggaagagcggTTATCCTGAGGACCTCAATGCCAGGAGccagatagagagaaagagagactgaGAAAGGAAAGTGAagcaccgtgcagaggtactgtactGCAagtgtgtctgtggagtgaccctatcctcctctggagagtttcctGTCCAGGAGTGGTACCTAGCAGAGATATTATTGCATCTTTATGCCATGGGAACtagggggtggagacaagatgcacgcccACAACCAACGCCCCCCGCTGGATTGGCTGCCCAgtgcaaaggttgggcatcatcTCCTCAGCCTGCTCCTGTGAATGTCTGTTCCGCCACTAGGCTTTAATGGGCTGCTGCTTTGAATGTCTGCTCCACCACTCCCCAGCCGGCTGCTGGGTGCTGTAAATCCACCCTTCGGCGTTCAGCCTCAATGCCCTGCTGTCAATGTCCCCTGGGCCGGTTGGCGTTGTTCCCTGGAGCCGGCCGAGACTGGGGGGACTTAACACTTACTTTAGCTCCCCAACTAAATAAAGAATAAGTACAACATCTGCTGGCttgttgtgggtaggccacagcctttatttaaccatATAACTTTATTTCAAAACGTAAATTAACtttctctttaccttccatgccaattaaatgtccatttttattgaaacttgtTGCGGCGTAAGAAGGCCCTTACCGGCCTGTAAAGCCCTACCCTTCCtagctggcatggaagtcctaactaccgccacgaaggatgcagcatatttctatgctgcactccgccccccacatgccagcaataACGCCGactccaccccatcctgcaatCTAGACAGGAAAATATCTAGACCTATCTCGCTGAGATGAACCCCGTCACCCCGCATCATACCgcgctctcttctctccagctcccAGTGACGGATGGCTATTCCGCCCAAGGCTTGCACGTGTTTCGATATCCTGAAGTTAACCGTTCTCCGTACTCGCTCAATCGCCTCGTTATCCCGCGCTTCCCTCCAGATTCTTCTGGCCACTATGTCTGACCAGACAATTACCATCCGCTTAAAGAACAGTTTAAAACGATAAATGTCCTCTTTCATTAAGGAAATGAGCTCCGCTACTTTTATTTTCCCGAGGTCATTTCCACCTGCATGAATGACTAGTATCACTTTATCATTCTCCCAACTGCTGATTCTCAATACCTCCTGGAGCAGCCTGGGCCATTGCAAACCTCTAATCCCTCTCCAATGTACTGGAATATTGAGGCCTAGATTGTCTCCGATAGGCCTATCTCTGGCTCTCCTCTCGGCCCAGTATATATATGAGTGGCCTATCACCCATACCGACCAATCCGTAActgcaaataaataaagaaaacataCACCAAAAAGAACATCACAACCAACGTATAAATCATACGAAAACTCTAAGGTCCGGTCGCACATAAGACCTGTAAGCATCTGATCTCCAGCGACCCACTCTTTTAATACCCTCGATACCCATGCCGCACGAAAAAGCGGACGTCACAGCTCCTATCCTAAATGAGTGTGATCCGAAATCCTTTGGATTTAATCCCAATTTATTCAGGCTACCGCGCATGACTGCTGTGAACTGGTATTTAGTTAACGGGAGGCCCGACGCATGCTTCAAAAACGGGCCCGTTCCGCAGTGGCGTTCCAAAAAACCCGTTATCAAAACTACCGGACACCATTTTGTTCCCAATTTGCCTATCCTGAGCCATTCTCCAACCCCGTAAACGTCTGTTTTTGATCTCCGAACGCCAATCTTAATGCAGTCTTCGTCAACTAATACGTCCCCGTACATCAGTCCCCCAGGTCTACTTTTACTTGCTGACACTAATTCCCCAATCCGCATTGCTGCGAAAAAGGCAATTGCAAAGGCCACTCGGAAAAGCTCCGCCTCGGAGCCCTCCTCGCAAACCTCTCCCAGCACTTCTAATATAGCATTTAGTAACTCAAACGTGATCGGTCTCCTTCCGTCCTTTATAACCTTGTCCTTCTTCCACCCTTTAATAATTTGTCCGAAAACGAAATCTTTAGTCACGTCCCTCGACCCGTGTAACCGAATTAAAAAGGCCACCGCCGTCAAATGTTTCTTGGCCGCGTCCGCCGACGCCCCCTTTTTACGCATTGCCGCTAGTGTGTCTAAAGTTACCGCCTTCGCTCTTTCTTCCGAAGGAAACCGTCCACCCGCTGCTGCTATCCACTCTTTCCATACGTTATTATACCGTCTCCATGTGGTACTTGAAACTGACATCTTTACGAGAGCTAACAGCTCTCTTCTATCatttcccacaagaaagcagggcaacataccccctcgacctccgccgtcgggtgcagctccctgaatgtTGACATCTGAAAGCGAGAAAGAGCATCAGCAGTAGCATTCAAATAACCCGGTACATATCGAGCTTTAAATCTTACGTTGTGCTGTAAACACCGTAGAACCAAATGGCGTAATGCCGCCAGCACCAACGTTGATGACGACGATTGCCTGTTTACCACCTGTACCACCGACTGGTTATCGGaccaaaaacagatatttttattGGCCAACCTCTGGCCCCAAATCTCCATTGCCACCATTAACGGGAATATCTCCAAAAGTGCCACATTTTTTACCCATTGCTTCTGCTTCCAAGAACTTGGCCAAGCAGCGCAACACCACCGGTTACCATATATAACTCCAAAACCATGTGATCCAGCTGCGTCCGACACCAAACCGATCTCCTCGTTTTGACTCTCATCCTCCGGGCATATGACCTGGCCGTTGAAAGAACCGAGGAACACTTTCCATACGTGCAAGTCCAATTTCATTCCTTTCGACACTCTAATAAAATGATGGGGCTCTCTTGCCCCTCTTGTTGCCAATGACAACCGCCGAGCGAAAGCTCGCCCCATCGGAATGACCTTGCACGCGAAATTAAGTAAGCCTACCAAAACTTGTAGCTGGTGAAGTGTAACCTTCCTCGAACTACACACCAAATCTACCACTTGTCGCAAACGCGCCACTTTATCGTCGGGCAAGCGGAAAATCATCTCCACTGTGTCAATTTCGATCCCCAAAAAACTCAACCTTGACACTGGGCCCACTGTTTTTTCGACCGACAATGGCACACCTGGCTCACGCATTAAAGAACGAAAAGACGAAAGTAAAAACTCGCAAACCGTCGAGTTAGCTTGTCCAACAAAAAGGAAATCGTCTAGATAGTGCAATACCGATGCGTTGCCCGTCTCAACCTTTAACATCCACTCTAAAAAGGAACTGAAAACCTCGAAATAATAACAAGAGATCGAGCAGCCCATTGGCAGGCACATATCGACAAAAAACTGATCCTCAATTCTGCACCCCAGTAGATGGAAACACTGCGGGTGAACCGGCAAAAGGCGGAAAGCCGATTCTATATCGGCTTTCGCTAACCATGCACCTCTGCCCGCTTTTCTAACCAACTCAACTGCCCCGTCAAATGACGCATATGACACCGCCGCTTGCTCCTTTGCTATCCCGTCGTTAACGGATTCCCCGGACGGGTATGATAAATGGTGTATGAGTCTAAACTTGCCTGTTTCTTTCTTTGGTACTAGGCCCAAAGGAGAAACCCGAAAGTTGCCGAAAGGCGGCTCCAAAAATGGCCCCGCCATTCGTCCCAACTCTACTTCCTTTAACAACTTTTCAATTACTAACTCTTTGTTGTCGCGGGCTGATtttaaattttggcaaaaggacgCTGCAGACGCGTTAGAATGTGGGATGAAGAAACCTTCAGCAAAACCCGCCCTAAGCAGGCTTGCTTCCGGTCTCCGTGGGTAC
This window contains:
- the LOC136617071 gene encoding uncharacterized protein; this translates as MEELMERIKDVVASQGTSWLVKMAEELARPPAAEAGESSNQLVLPSSEEPRGRHARSNPVVPSSDEPRGRPVRRRNPPARLSPSPVVKRAVPVRSPRTEGARRSGTARSQCGMEEAEPIGRIRVSDGEVEGRDGPTFGVSARPGSGSGEGERLSRSGDGVSAYGAAKIRTPSGRGVTSGERHTAHRPYSRSSLPAPSFPLAMPEDNEADVNIQGAAPDGGGRGGMLPCFLVGNDRRELLALVKMSVSSTTWRRYNNVWKEWIAAAGGRFPSEERAKAVTLDTLAAMRKKGASADAAKKHLTAVAFLIRLHGSRDVTKDFVFGQIIKGWKKDKVIKDGRRPITFELLNAILEVLGEVCEEGSEAELFRVAFAIAFFAAMRIGELVSASKSRPGGLMYGDVLVDEDCIKIGVRRSKTDVYGVGEWLRIGKLGTKWCPVVLITGFLERHCGTGPFLKHASGLPLTKYQFTAVMRGSLNKLGLNPKDFGSHSFRIGAVTSAFSCGMGIEGIKRVGRWRSDAYRSYVRPDLRVFV